One genomic segment of Micromonospora sp. WMMC415 includes these proteins:
- a CDS encoding ABC transporter ATP-binding protein, with protein sequence MSDGQRSPTSDGQIVVSGLTKVYRNVRAVDDLSFTVEPGRVTGFLGPNGAGKTTTLRMLLNLVTPTGGQATIGGRRYADLTDPLRHVGAVLEASSAHKGRTGINHLRVICAAAGLPKSRADEALALVGLTPAAKRKFKGYSLGMKQRLGIAAAMLGDPRVLILDEPANGLDPEGIRWMRGFLKSLATEGRTVLVSSHLLSEMQLLADDVVIIAAGRLVRQGPVDQVIGSMAQGVRVRVRTPQADTLTAALKDGPATVDVDEHGTLLVGGVDAPTVGRAALAAGVELHELTTERPDLEGVFLELTAGKADIR encoded by the coding sequence ATGTCTGACGGGCAGCGAAGCCCCACCAGCGACGGTCAGATCGTGGTGTCCGGCCTGACGAAGGTCTACCGCAACGTCCGCGCGGTCGACGACCTGTCCTTCACGGTCGAGCCGGGCCGGGTCACCGGCTTCCTCGGCCCGAACGGCGCCGGTAAGACGACCACGCTCCGCATGCTGCTGAACCTGGTCACCCCGACCGGCGGCCAGGCGACCATCGGTGGCCGGCGGTACGCCGACCTGACCGATCCGCTGCGGCACGTGGGGGCGGTGCTGGAGGCGTCCAGCGCGCACAAGGGCCGCACCGGGATCAACCACCTGCGGGTGATCTGCGCGGCCGCCGGCCTGCCGAAGTCCCGGGCCGACGAGGCGCTGGCGCTGGTCGGGCTGACGCCGGCCGCGAAGCGCAAGTTCAAGGGCTACTCGCTCGGCATGAAGCAGCGGCTGGGCATCGCCGCCGCGATGCTCGGCGACCCGCGGGTGCTGATCCTGGACGAGCCGGCGAACGGCCTCGACCCGGAGGGCATCCGGTGGATGCGCGGCTTCCTCAAGAGCCTGGCCACCGAGGGACGCACGGTGCTGGTCTCCAGCCACCTGCTGTCCGAGATGCAGCTCCTCGCCGACGACGTGGTGATCATCGCCGCTGGCCGGCTGGTCCGGCAGGGCCCGGTGGACCAGGTGATCGGGTCGATGGCGCAGGGCGTGCGGGTACGCGTCCGCACGCCGCAGGCCGACACGCTGACCGCCGCGCTGAAGGACGGCCCGGCCACCGTGGACGTCGACGAGCACGGGACGCTGCTGGTCGGCGGTGTGGACGCGCCGACGGTGGGCCGGGCGGCCCTGGCCGCCGGTGTCGAGCTGCACGAACTCACCACGGAACGGCCCGACCTCGAGGGCGTGTTCCTGGAGCTGACGGCCGGAAAGGCGGACATCCGATGA
- a CDS encoding BON domain-containing protein has protein sequence MTTTAVRTDAQIQRDVLDELAWDPRVEPQEIGVSVDDGVVTLTGCVDSYARKWAARRCAQRVRGVRGIADDLEVRILGDEQYTDGEIAIAVSRALEWDSFVPAERLDVTVANGWVMLRGEVEFGWQRRTAEMEVRRLRGVRGVTNLVEVRPAARPDGERIRGDVQRALLRGIGTERVTVEVDGDTVILGGVVRSWWERDQAERVAWSADGVRDVRDELLMGG, from the coding sequence ATGACCACCACCGCCGTCCGGACCGACGCGCAGATCCAACGGGACGTGCTGGACGAACTCGCCTGGGACCCCCGCGTCGAGCCGCAGGAGATCGGGGTCAGTGTCGACGACGGGGTGGTGACGCTGACCGGCTGCGTGGACAGCTACGCCCGGAAGTGGGCGGCGCGGCGGTGCGCGCAGCGCGTCCGGGGCGTCCGGGGGATCGCCGACGACCTGGAGGTCCGCATCCTCGGCGACGAGCAGTACACCGACGGGGAGATCGCGATCGCCGTCAGCCGGGCGCTGGAGTGGGACAGCTTCGTGCCGGCCGAGCGGCTGGACGTGACCGTGGCGAACGGGTGGGTGATGCTCCGCGGTGAGGTGGAGTTCGGCTGGCAGCGGCGGACCGCCGAGATGGAGGTTCGGCGCCTGCGCGGCGTACGTGGCGTGACGAACCTGGTGGAGGTGCGGCCGGCGGCCCGGCCGGACGGCGAGCGGATCCGGGGCGACGTCCAGCGGGCGCTGCTGCGCGGGATCGGCACCGAGCGGGTGACCGTCGAGGTGGACGGTGACACGGTGATCCTCGGTGGGGTGGTGCGCTCGTGGTGGGAACGGGACCAGGCCGAGCGTGTGGCGTGGTCCGCCGACGGTGTCCGCGACGTACGCGACGAGCTGCTCATGGGCGGCTGA
- a CDS encoding GNAT family N-acetyltransferase: protein MAVLPAAGAPLTTSGYTLLIADDPNQVAAAQRLRHEVFATELGATLRPGAGDLDVDDFDQYCDHLIVRQESSGEVVGTYRLLPPGRADRRYAEDEFDLTPLDPLRDDLVEAGRSCVHPDHRSGAVINLMWAGIARYLHLRGVRWLGGCASVPVADGGRAVAEVWALAQAKHLAPPPLRVRPLRPWFAEPGVPTGAVGGAQARALVPPLLRGYLRLGAWVCGAPAYDPDFGVADFYVLFSLDRMNPRYLRHFLGEVER, encoded by the coding sequence ATGGCCGTTCTGCCCGCCGCTGGCGCACCCCTCACGACCAGCGGGTACACGCTGTTGATCGCCGACGACCCCAACCAGGTCGCGGCCGCGCAACGCCTCCGACACGAGGTCTTCGCCACCGAGTTGGGCGCCACCCTGCGCCCCGGCGCGGGTGACCTGGACGTCGACGACTTCGACCAGTACTGCGACCACCTCATCGTGCGGCAGGAGAGCAGCGGTGAGGTGGTCGGGACGTACCGCCTGCTGCCGCCGGGCCGCGCCGACCGCCGGTACGCCGAGGACGAGTTCGACCTGACGCCGCTGGACCCGCTCCGCGACGACCTGGTGGAGGCCGGCCGGTCCTGCGTACACCCGGACCACCGCTCCGGCGCCGTGATCAACCTGATGTGGGCCGGCATCGCCCGCTACCTGCACCTGCGTGGCGTCCGCTGGCTCGGCGGCTGCGCCTCGGTCCCGGTGGCCGACGGGGGACGGGCGGTCGCGGAGGTGTGGGCCCTGGCGCAGGCGAAGCACCTGGCTCCGCCGCCGCTGCGGGTCCGCCCGCTGCGCCCCTGGTTCGCCGAGCCCGGCGTGCCCACCGGCGCGGTCGGGGGCGCGCAGGCGCGGGCACTGGTCCCGCCGCTGCTCCGCGGCTACCTGCGCCTCGGCGCGTGGGTCTGCGGCGCGCCGGCCTACGACCCGGACTTCGGGGTCGCCGACTTCTACGTGCTCTTCTCCCTGGACCGGATGAATCCCCGCTACCTGCGGCACTTCCTGGGCGAGGTGGAGCGGTGA
- a CDS encoding 1-acyl-sn-glycerol-3-phosphate acyltransferase: protein MTAVAYDLWRPTSGCGPTCLPVPGDVPDVSAARRLGRMVAGLGMLLAGAGLAVLLPLLPAREREAAIRRWARATARAVGVRLVVRGRLPRRRALLVANHVSWLDILAVLAASPARMMAKSEVRAWPLIGQLAGVAGTVFVDRARPRDLPDTVTRLAALLRSGRAVAVFPEGTTWCGDAGDCRPAGGFRPAMFQAAIDAGAPVVPLRIGYRCAATDTATTAAAFLGDETLWRSLRRVLAARDLVVTVTVTAALHPAADADRRVLARAAESAVHLVPSRVPRAAALHALPTRLVVAERELDLAA from the coding sequence GTGACCGCCGTCGCGTACGACCTCTGGCGGCCGACCTCCGGGTGTGGCCCGACCTGCCTGCCGGTGCCCGGCGACGTGCCCGACGTCTCCGCCGCGCGGCGGCTGGGCCGGATGGTCGCCGGGCTGGGGATGCTGCTCGCCGGTGCCGGCCTGGCGGTGCTGCTTCCGCTGCTGCCCGCTCGCGAGCGGGAGGCCGCGATCCGCCGCTGGGCGCGGGCCACCGCCCGGGCCGTCGGCGTGCGCCTGGTGGTCCGGGGCCGGCTGCCCCGGCGGCGCGCGCTGCTGGTCGCCAACCACGTGTCGTGGCTGGACATCCTGGCGGTGCTGGCCGCGTCGCCGGCCCGGATGATGGCCAAGAGCGAGGTGCGGGCGTGGCCGCTGATCGGTCAGCTCGCCGGTGTCGCCGGGACCGTCTTCGTGGACCGGGCCCGGCCCCGGGACCTGCCGGACACGGTGACGCGGCTGGCCGCCCTGCTGCGCTCCGGGCGGGCGGTCGCCGTCTTCCCGGAGGGCACCACCTGGTGCGGCGACGCGGGGGACTGCCGGCCGGCCGGCGGGTTCCGGCCGGCGATGTTCCAGGCCGCGATCGACGCGGGTGCCCCGGTGGTGCCGCTGCGGATCGGCTACCGGTGCGCGGCCACCGACACGGCCACCACCGCGGCGGCCTTCCTGGGCGACGAGACCCTGTGGCGGTCGCTGCGGCGGGTGCTCGCCGCCCGCGACCTGGTGGTGACGGTGACCGTCACGGCGGCCCTGCATCCGGCGGCGGACGCCGACCGGCGGGTGCTGGCCCGGGCCGCCGAGTCGGCCGTGCACCTGGTGCCGTCCCGGGTGCCCCGGGCCGCGGCGCTGCACGCGCTGCCGACCCGGCTGGTGGTCGCGGAGCGGGAGCTCGACCTGGCGGCCTGA
- a CDS encoding response regulator transcription factor → MAATQTEARLLVVEDDPNILELLSASLRFAGFDVATATSGSAALNVAKDHRPDLVVLDVMLPDLDGFEVIRMMREGGTRTPVVFLTARDATDDKIRGLTLGGDDYVTKPFSLEELTARIRAVLRRTSTGEQAPSRLTFADLELDEETHEVYRAGQRVQLSPTEFKLLRYLMLNANRVLSKAQILDHVWNYDFRGDDNIVESYISYLRRKVDNTQPRLIHTLRGVGYVLRKPAA, encoded by the coding sequence ATGGCCGCTACCCAGACCGAGGCGCGACTGCTCGTCGTTGAGGACGACCCCAACATCCTCGAACTGCTCTCCGCGAGCCTGCGGTTCGCGGGTTTCGACGTGGCTACCGCCACCAGCGGCAGCGCCGCGCTGAACGTCGCGAAGGACCACCGCCCCGATCTGGTCGTGCTGGACGTCATGCTGCCCGACCTCGACGGATTCGAGGTCATCCGGATGATGCGCGAGGGCGGCACCCGGACGCCGGTCGTCTTCCTCACCGCCCGGGACGCCACCGACGACAAGATCCGCGGCCTCACCCTGGGCGGCGACGACTACGTCACCAAGCCGTTCAGCCTGGAGGAGCTGACCGCGCGGATCCGCGCCGTGCTGCGGCGTACGAGCACCGGCGAGCAGGCGCCGTCCCGGCTCACCTTCGCCGACCTGGAGCTGGACGAGGAGACCCACGAGGTGTACCGGGCGGGCCAGCGGGTGCAGCTGTCGCCGACCGAGTTCAAGCTGCTGCGCTACCTCATGCTCAACGCCAACCGGGTGCTGTCCAAGGCGCAGATCCTCGACCACGTGTGGAACTACGACTTCCGGGGTGACGACAACATCGTCGAGTCGTACATCTCGTACCTGCGGCGCAAGGTCGACAACACCCAGCCCCGGCTGATCCACACGCTCCGTGGGGTGGGGTACGTCCTTCGCAAGCCGGCGGCGTGA
- a CDS encoding multifunctional oxoglutarate decarboxylase/oxoglutarate dehydrogenase thiamine pyrophosphate-binding subunit/dihydrolipoyllysine-residue succinyltransferase subunit, which translates to MSTQQTSQENPLAGFGPNEWIVEEMYQRYLTDPTSVDPAWHDFFADYRPAPGAATPRAEQPAPKPAAKPEPSGQQEAAATVAQPARKEEAKPAPAKPTAQKAAAKPAPAKAAPAKAAAPTAAGPQTTPLRGVAAKIVQNMDASLSVPTATSVRAVPAKLLVDNRIVINNHLARGRGGKVSFTHLIGYALVRALVAHPEMNNSYAEVDGKPVLVRPEHVNLGIAIDLTKPDGSRNLVVPSIKACEQMDFRQFWQAYEDVVRRARKNELTMEDYSGTTISLTNPGGIGTVHSMPRLMTGQSAIIGVGAMEYPAPYQGMSEATLAELAVSKVITLTSTYDHRIIQGAQSGEFLKVMHELLLGEHGFYDQIFTSLRIPYEPVRWMRDVAIDGEGQINKTARVHELIHAYRVRGHLMADTDPLEFKIRKHPDLDVLQHGLTLWDLDRVFPVNGFAGRQRMKLREVLGVLRDSYCRRVGIEYMHIQDPEERRWIQERVERRYEKPSPEEQKHVLNRLNAAEAFETFLQTKYVGQKRFSLEGGESLIPLLGEVLEASAEGGLDEVVIGMAHRGRLNVLANIVGKPYEKIFSEFEGHLDPRSTQGSGDVKYHLGQNGKFTTPDGEHAVKVSVVANPSHLEAVDPVLEGIVRAKQDRIDLKLEGYTVLPLAVHGDAAFAGQGVVAETLNLSQLRGYRTGGTVHVVVNNQVGFTTAPEYSRSSLYSTDVARMIQAPIFHVNGDDPEAVVRVARLAFEYRQAFNKDVVIDLVCYRRRGHNEGDDPSMSNPQMYKIIDSKRSVRKLYTEELIGRGDITVEDAEELLRDYQAQLERVFKATRDAATTPRQLSRPKREEEPEPQVETATDTAVVKAIGEAHVNLPEGFTPHKRIQQLLDRRAKMSVEGNIDWGFGEIIAFGSLLHDGVTVRLAGQDSRRGTFVQRHASVVDARTGDDYLPLKSLTGDGERSRFFVHDSLLSEYAAMGFEYGYSVENVNALVCWEAQFGDFVNGAQSVIDEFISSGEVKWGQRSAVTLLLPHGHEGQGPDHTSGRPERFLQLCAEDNMRVAIPTTPANYFHLLRRQALSPKRKPLVVFTPKSLLRHRLCISQVEDFTTGTFQPVLPDGGAPAPEQVKRVLLCSGKVYYDLFQARQERGVTDTAIIRVEQLYPIPVDEIRAALATYPNAEDFAWVQEEPANQGAWSFVALNMLEHLDGVRLRRISRPAAAAPAVGSAKMHDVEQQALIEAALPRP; encoded by the coding sequence GTGTCGACCCAGCAGACTTCGCAGGAGAACCCACTGGCGGGTTTCGGCCCGAACGAGTGGATCGTCGAAGAGATGTACCAGCGGTACCTCACCGACCCCACCAGCGTCGACCCGGCCTGGCACGACTTCTTCGCGGACTACCGGCCCGCACCGGGCGCCGCGACGCCGCGTGCCGAGCAGCCCGCCCCGAAGCCGGCCGCCAAGCCCGAGCCGTCCGGCCAGCAGGAGGCCGCCGCGACCGTCGCGCAGCCCGCGCGCAAGGAGGAGGCGAAGCCGGCTCCGGCCAAGCCCACGGCGCAGAAGGCCGCCGCCAAGCCGGCCCCGGCCAAGGCCGCACCGGCGAAGGCCGCCGCCCCGACCGCCGCCGGCCCGCAGACCACGCCGCTGCGCGGCGTCGCCGCCAAGATCGTCCAGAACATGGACGCGTCGTTGAGCGTGCCGACCGCGACCAGCGTGCGCGCCGTCCCGGCCAAGCTCCTGGTCGACAACCGCATCGTGATCAACAACCACCTGGCCCGCGGGCGGGGTGGCAAGGTCAGCTTCACCCACCTGATCGGGTACGCGCTGGTCCGCGCGCTGGTGGCGCACCCGGAGATGAACAACTCGTACGCCGAGGTCGACGGCAAGCCGGTGCTGGTCCGCCCCGAGCACGTCAACCTGGGTATCGCCATCGACCTGACCAAGCCGGACGGCAGCCGCAACCTGGTGGTGCCCTCCATCAAGGCCTGCGAGCAGATGGACTTCCGGCAGTTCTGGCAGGCGTACGAGGACGTCGTCCGCCGGGCTCGGAAGAACGAGCTGACGATGGAGGACTACTCCGGCACCACCATCTCGCTGACCAACCCGGGCGGCATCGGCACCGTGCACTCGATGCCGCGACTGATGACCGGCCAGAGCGCGATCATTGGCGTCGGCGCGATGGAGTACCCGGCGCCGTACCAGGGCATGAGCGAGGCCACCCTCGCGGAGCTGGCGGTCAGCAAGGTCATCACGCTGACCAGCACGTACGACCACCGCATCATCCAGGGCGCGCAGTCCGGCGAGTTCCTGAAGGTGATGCACGAGCTGCTGCTCGGCGAGCACGGCTTCTACGACCAGATCTTCACCTCGCTGCGCATCCCGTACGAGCCGGTGCGCTGGATGCGCGACGTCGCGATCGACGGCGAGGGCCAGATCAACAAGACCGCGCGGGTGCACGAGCTGATCCACGCGTACCGGGTGCGCGGCCACCTGATGGCCGACACCGACCCGCTGGAGTTCAAGATCCGCAAGCACCCGGACCTGGACGTCCTCCAGCACGGGCTGACCCTGTGGGACCTGGACCGGGTCTTCCCGGTGAACGGCTTCGCCGGCCGGCAGCGGATGAAGCTGCGCGAGGTCCTCGGTGTGCTGCGCGACTCGTACTGCCGCCGGGTCGGCATCGAGTACATGCACATCCAGGACCCGGAGGAGCGGCGCTGGATCCAGGAGCGGGTCGAGCGCCGGTACGAGAAGCCGTCGCCGGAGGAGCAGAAGCACGTGCTCAACCGGCTCAACGCCGCGGAGGCGTTCGAAACCTTCCTGCAGACCAAGTACGTGGGCCAGAAGCGGTTCTCGCTGGAGGGCGGCGAGTCGCTGATCCCGCTGCTGGGCGAGGTGCTGGAGGCTTCCGCCGAGGGCGGGCTGGACGAGGTCGTCATCGGCATGGCGCACCGGGGCCGGCTCAACGTGCTGGCGAACATCGTCGGCAAGCCGTACGAGAAGATCTTCTCCGAGTTCGAGGGCCACCTGGACCCGCGTTCCACCCAGGGCTCCGGCGACGTCAAGTACCACCTCGGCCAGAACGGCAAGTTCACCACGCCGGACGGCGAGCACGCGGTGAAGGTCTCGGTGGTGGCGAACCCGTCGCACCTGGAGGCCGTCGACCCGGTGCTGGAGGGCATCGTCCGGGCCAAGCAGGACCGGATCGACCTCAAGCTGGAGGGTTACACCGTGCTGCCGCTGGCGGTGCACGGTGACGCCGCGTTCGCCGGCCAGGGCGTGGTCGCCGAGACGCTCAACCTGTCCCAGCTGCGCGGCTACCGCACCGGCGGCACCGTGCACGTCGTGGTCAACAACCAGGTCGGCTTCACGACCGCCCCGGAGTACAGCCGCTCCAGCCTCTACAGCACCGACGTGGCCCGGATGATCCAGGCGCCGATCTTCCACGTCAACGGTGACGACCCGGAGGCCGTGGTCCGGGTCGCCCGGCTCGCCTTCGAGTACCGGCAGGCGTTCAACAAGGACGTCGTGATCGACCTGGTCTGCTACCGGCGGCGCGGACACAACGAGGGCGACGACCCGTCGATGTCCAACCCCCAGATGTACAAGATCATCGACTCGAAGCGCTCGGTGCGGAAGCTCTACACCGAGGAGCTGATCGGGCGGGGTGACATCACCGTGGAGGACGCGGAGGAGCTGCTGCGCGACTACCAGGCGCAGCTGGAGCGGGTCTTCAAGGCCACCCGCGACGCCGCCACCACGCCGCGCCAGCTCTCCCGCCCCAAGCGGGAGGAGGAGCCGGAGCCGCAGGTCGAGACCGCCACCGACACCGCGGTCGTCAAGGCGATCGGCGAGGCGCACGTCAACCTGCCGGAGGGCTTCACCCCGCACAAGCGGATCCAGCAGCTGCTCGACCGGCGGGCCAAGATGTCCGTCGAGGGCAACATCGACTGGGGCTTCGGCGAGATCATCGCTTTCGGCTCGCTGCTGCACGACGGGGTGACCGTCCGGCTCGCCGGCCAGGACTCGCGCCGCGGCACGTTCGTGCAGCGGCACGCCTCGGTCGTCGACGCTCGGACCGGCGACGACTACCTGCCGCTGAAGTCGCTCACCGGCGACGGCGAGCGGTCCCGGTTCTTCGTGCACGACTCGCTGCTCAGCGAGTACGCGGCGATGGGCTTCGAGTACGGCTACTCGGTGGAGAACGTCAACGCGCTGGTCTGCTGGGAGGCCCAGTTCGGCGACTTCGTCAACGGCGCCCAGTCGGTCATCGACGAGTTCATCTCCTCCGGCGAGGTGAAGTGGGGCCAGCGCTCGGCGGTCACCCTGCTGCTGCCGCACGGCCACGAGGGCCAAGGCCCGGACCACACCTCCGGCCGCCCGGAGCGGTTCCTCCAGCTCTGCGCCGAGGACAACATGCGGGTGGCGATCCCGACCACCCCGGCGAACTACTTCCACCTGCTGCGCCGCCAGGCCCTGTCGCCGAAGCGGAAGCCGCTGGTGGTGTTCACGCCGAAGTCCCTGCTGCGGCACCGGCTCTGCATCTCGCAGGTCGAGGACTTCACCACCGGCACCTTCCAGCCGGTGCTGCCCGACGGCGGGGCCCCGGCACCGGAGCAGGTGAAGCGGGTGCTGCTCTGCTCGGGCAAGGTCTACTACGACCTGTTCCAGGCCCGGCAGGAGCGCGGCGTCACCGACACCGCGATCATCCGGGTCGAGCAGCTGTACCCGATCCCGGTCGACGAGATCCGGGCCGCCCTCGCGACGTACCCGAACGCGGAGGACTTCGCCTGGGTCCAGGAGGAGCCGGCCAACCAGGGCGCCTGGTCGTTCGTCGCGCTGAACATGCTGGAGCACCTCGACGGTGTCCGGCTGCGCCGCATCTCCCGTCCGGCCGCGGCCGCCCCGGCGGTCGGTTCGGCCAAGATGCACGACGTCGAGCAGCAGGCGCTGATCGAGGCGGCCCTCCCCCGCCCGTAA
- a CDS encoding S1C family serine protease translates to MTEYESDPQRRPAPTDAEPSPPTAELLRVERAQSDSAPGSPAVTDPAAPGTTGPAAPLAAEAGPATSGTPETAAPGSPAAPGTPPAATPSAPPYPASGQPGAAPSGGHPYGGYQQGRYPAAPWYPGNQPGWSGGQPGAAYGPQPQHPGAPAHHHAGPQPHLAGQPLPPWAAPQTGPRTSPGRVAKFAGAGVAVLALMFGSGVAGGALALALDGNSGITRTYSAAPVINSADLPRIAAEVQPSVVSITTGNGEGSGVILTADGFVLTNNHVIASASGNTVRVIFADGETAQARIVGTDPKTDLAVLKASGVSGLKPATFGDSDGMQVGDQVLALGSPLGLQGSVTAGILSARDRTIQAGRPQQQDPRQGVSSISGLLQTDAPINPGNSGGALVNTRGEVIGINTAIATAGQGSTGNIGVGFAIPSNKAKDVAVKLQRGEKVSHPTLGVSVNAAEGGGALVAAVTPGSAAEKAGLQRGDVITRFGDKVINDSDDLVGAVQAGKVGDRVEVTYKRNGAESTATVTLAEAS, encoded by the coding sequence ATGACCGAGTACGAGTCCGACCCGCAGCGCCGGCCGGCCCCCACGGACGCCGAGCCGTCGCCCCCCACCGCCGAGCTGCTCCGCGTCGAGCGCGCGCAGTCCGACTCCGCCCCGGGCAGCCCCGCGGTCACCGACCCCGCCGCTCCGGGCACCACCGGCCCCGCCGCCCCGCTCGCCGCCGAGGCCGGTCCGGCGACCTCCGGTACCCCGGAGACCGCTGCCCCCGGCTCACCGGCCGCCCCCGGCACCCCGCCGGCAGCCACCCCCTCCGCCCCGCCGTACCCGGCGTCCGGCCAGCCCGGCGCCGCGCCGTCCGGCGGCCACCCGTACGGCGGCTACCAGCAGGGCCGCTACCCGGCTGCTCCCTGGTACCCCGGCAACCAGCCCGGCTGGAGTGGGGGCCAGCCGGGGGCGGCGTACGGTCCGCAGCCGCAGCATCCGGGCGCCCCGGCGCACCACCACGCCGGCCCGCAGCCGCACCTCGCCGGGCAGCCCCTGCCGCCGTGGGCGGCGCCGCAGACCGGCCCGCGTACCAGTCCGGGCCGCGTCGCGAAGTTCGCCGGAGCGGGTGTCGCGGTGCTCGCCCTGATGTTCGGCTCCGGCGTCGCCGGCGGCGCGCTGGCGCTCGCCCTCGACGGCAACTCCGGCATCACCCGCACCTACTCGGCCGCGCCGGTCATCAACAGCGCCGACCTGCCGCGCATCGCCGCCGAGGTGCAGCCGAGCGTGGTCTCGATCACCACCGGCAACGGCGAGGGCTCGGGCGTGATCCTCACCGCCGACGGCTTCGTGCTGACCAACAACCACGTGATCGCGTCGGCGAGCGGTAACACCGTCCGGGTGATCTTCGCGGACGGCGAGACCGCCCAGGCCCGGATCGTCGGCACCGACCCGAAGACCGACCTGGCCGTCCTGAAGGCGTCCGGGGTGAGCGGGCTGAAGCCGGCGACCTTCGGCGACAGCGACGGGATGCAGGTCGGCGACCAGGTCCTCGCCCTGGGCAGCCCGCTGGGCCTGCAGGGGTCGGTGACCGCCGGCATCCTCAGCGCGCGGGACCGCACCATTCAGGCCGGCCGCCCCCAGCAGCAGGACCCGCGCCAGGGGGTCAGCTCGATCTCCGGGCTGCTCCAGACCGACGCGCCGATCAACCCCGGCAACTCCGGCGGCGCGCTGGTGAACACGCGCGGCGAGGTGATCGGCATCAACACCGCCATCGCCACCGCCGGCCAGGGCAGCACGGGCAACATCGGCGTCGGATTCGCCATCCCGAGCAACAAGGCCAAGGACGTCGCGGTCAAGCTCCAGCGGGGCGAGAAGGTCAGCCACCCGACGCTCGGCGTCAGCGTGAACGCCGCCGAGGGCGGCGGGGCGCTGGTGGCCGCCGTCACCCCGGGCAGCGCCGCCGAGAAGGCCGGCCTCCAGCGCGGCGACGTGATCACCCGCTTCGGCGACAAGGTGATCAACGACTCCGACGATCTGGTCGGTGCCGTCCAGGCCGGCAAGGTCGGGGACCGGGTCGAGGTGACCTACAAGCGCAACGGCGCCGAATCGACGGCAACCGTGACGCTCGCTGAAGCGTCCTAA
- a CDS encoding ABC transporter permease subunit — MNLVRAELAKIRTTNLWWILALIYLPLWGLTLFFNYIQTDQLVNGNLGQVPEDQADTVAAVALPDNLAANLYTNGQFFGLLMVMLLGILVVTNEFFHQTVTTTFLTTPHRSAVMAAKLVATAVLGLIFWLVTTGANLLVGSAVLESVGVGARFGSAAWEAVGLNALAYLLWAILGVGIGVLIRSQIGATVTGILLYLGGTIGAVIVISTLAARFGDWINNLQLLVPSLASGLMVTGAEIPGNPPRWAGAAVLIGYAVVAGVIGTLTVRRRDIS, encoded by the coding sequence ATGAACCTCGTCCGAGCCGAGCTGGCGAAGATCCGTACCACCAACCTGTGGTGGATCCTGGCGCTGATCTACCTGCCGCTGTGGGGCCTCACCCTGTTCTTCAACTACATCCAGACGGATCAGCTGGTGAACGGGAATCTCGGCCAGGTGCCGGAGGACCAGGCCGACACCGTGGCGGCGGTCGCCCTCCCGGACAATCTGGCCGCGAACCTCTACACCAACGGCCAGTTCTTCGGCCTGCTGATGGTGATGCTGCTCGGCATCCTGGTGGTGACCAACGAGTTCTTCCACCAGACCGTCACCACCACGTTCCTCACGACACCGCACCGGAGCGCCGTGATGGCGGCCAAGTTGGTGGCCACGGCCGTCCTGGGGCTGATCTTCTGGTTGGTCACGACCGGCGCGAACCTGCTGGTCGGCTCGGCGGTGCTGGAGTCGGTCGGGGTCGGTGCCCGGTTCGGGAGCGCGGCGTGGGAGGCGGTCGGGCTGAACGCCCTGGCGTACCTGCTGTGGGCGATCCTCGGCGTCGGGATCGGGGTGCTGATCCGCAGCCAGATCGGGGCCACCGTCACCGGCATCCTGCTCTACCTGGGTGGCACGATCGGCGCGGTCATCGTCATCAGCACGCTGGCAGCCCGCTTCGGGGACTGGATCAACAACCTCCAGCTCCTGGTGCCCTCCCTCGCCTCCGGCCTGATGGTCACCGGAGCCGAGATCCCGGGCAACCCGCCGCGCTGGGCGGGCGCCGCGGTGCTGATCGGGTACGCGGTGGTGGCCGGCGTGATCGGCACGCTGACCGTACGTCGGCGGGACATCTCCTGA